In Paludibaculum fermentans, the genomic stretch CGGAGAGCGGCGATTCCAGGCCCATCCAGATCCAGGAGATGCCTAATTCGATGAGCTCCTCCATGGTGTACTTCTGGATGGCGTTGGCGGACGAGAAGACGTAGAGTTCCCAGCTCTTGCCGGCCTTGCGCATGCAGTCGAGCAGTTCCATGGCCCGCTTGCGATGCAGCAGGAAGTTCTCGTCCATCACAAAGAAAGAGTGAAAGCCGTGTTTTTCCTCGGCCTGGGCCATGGCGTCGTAGATCTGCCGGCCCGTATCGAAGAAGTTGATGAACTTGCCCTTGCCGCCGAAGAAGGCGGAGGTGGTGCAGAAGTTGCAGCCCATGGGGCAGCCGACCGAGGGGATGATGGTGGCGGCGGTGGAGCCGATGTTGCCGGGCAGTTTAAGCCCCATGACGCGATGGCCGAAGCCGGAGGCGATCTGCGGATGCACGACGGGCAGGGTGGGGTCCTGGTCGAGGAACGAGCGCATCCAGCCGACGCCTTCGCCCTTCACGATGTGATCGGCGTCGAGCATGAGATCGAGGCCCGGAATGGCCGCGATATGGCCGCCCACGACGATGGTGGAGTGCGGCGACAGACGGCGCACGATCTTACACATCTCGCGAACCTTGCCCACGTTGACGATGATCGAGCTGATGCCGACGACGTCGTACTGGTTCTCTGTGAGTTCCCGCTCAAAGTCCTCACGCAAGGGAAAGTCGAGGACCGTGGACGGATTCTCGATATTCCTCTGGATAAACATGATGCCCCAGGAGCGGTGGAAGATGCGCAACGAATAGGGACCCTGGGCCCGGGTCACCTGATTGTGGTAGAGCTCCATCGGGTTGATGGAGCGGCTGCCGTACTGGTCGTCCTGCGCATAGGGTCCGAATACGGAAGTCAATAGAACGCGGGCCTGACGGCCCTTCGGATGAGTGGTCATTTCAACACTTCGGTGAAACAGAGTATTAGATCTGTTTCCACTTTGATGCTAGCACCGGCACCCCATCCAGCAGCCCAAGAATCAGGCCCGCGATTGTAATACTTTTGTCGCCGGAGGGCTGTGTTTATTCAGGTACGGAGGGCAGGCCCGCCAGCGCCATGGCCAATTCGTTGTCTTCGTACTGGAGGTCAGTCAGCTTACCGGCGAAGTAATCCGTGTAGGACTGCATATCGAAATGACCGTGACCGCTGAGGTTGAAGAGGATGGTTTCGGCCTTCCCTTCGGCCTTGCAGCGCAGGGCTTCGTCGATGGCTCCGCGAACGGCGTGGTTGGCTTCCGGCGCCGGCAGGATGCCTTCACTGCGGCCGAAGAGGACTCCGGCTTCGAAGCAGGCGAGTTGATGGTAGGACCGGGCCTCGATGAGTCCCAGCTCCGCGCAATGGCTGACCAGGGGAGCCATGCCGTGGTAGCGGAGGCCGCCGGCATGGAAGCCAGGGGGCGTGAAGGTGCTGCCCAGGGTGTGCATCTTCGTGAGCGGGGTGAGGTGCGCGGTATCGCCGAAATCGTAGGCGTACTTGCCCTTGGTGATGGAGGGGCAGGCGGCGGGTTCGACGGCGAGGATGCGGGTCTTCCTGCCGCCGCGCAGGGTCTGGCCGATGTAGGGGAAGCTGATGCCGGCGAAGTTCGAGCCGCCGCCGGTGCAGGCGATGACGACATCCGGGGCGTCGCCGGCCATGTCCATCTGGAGCATGGCTTCCTGGCCAATGACGGTCTGGTGCAGCAGGACGTGATTGAGCACGCTGCCGAGAGCGTATTTGGTGTCGTCGCGCTGCGCGGCGACTTCCACGGCTTCACTGATGGCGATGCCGAGGCTGCCTGGGTGATCGGGACGTTTTTCGAGAATCGCGCGGCCAGAGGCGGTCTCGTTGGAAGGGGACGCGATGCAGCGCGCTCCGTAGCTCTCCATCAGGGCCCGGCGATAGGGCTTCTGATTATAAGAGACGCGGACCATGAACACCTCAATCTCCAGGCCGAAGAACGCGCCGGAGAGCGCCAGGGACGAGCCCCACTGCCCTGCTCCGGTTTCGGTGGAGATGCGCTTCACGCCGGCTTCCTTGTTGTAGAAGGCCTGGGCGATGGCGGTGTTGGGTTTATGGGAGCCGGCGGGGCTCACGCCTTCGTACTTGTAATAGATCTTGGCCGGAGTGTCGAGCGCCTTTTCGAGACGGCGGGCGCGGTAGAGCGGGCTGGGGCGCCACTGGCGATAGATGTCGCGAACCGGAGAGGGAATCTCGATCTCACGTTCGGTGGAAACCTCCTGGAGGATGAGACTCATGGGGAAGAGCGGCTCGAGGTCGGCCGGGCCCACGGGCTGCATGGTGCCGGGGTGGAGGACCGGCGGCGGCGGGGTGGGCAGGTCAGCGACCAGGTTGTACCAGTGCTTCGGGATCTGAGTTTCGTCGAGGATGTATTTGACGGTGTCGGACATAAGGTACTCCAGGGATGGGTTGAAGGGGCAGTTTATCAAGTTGAGGCCGCCTGAGGGGCGCGGAGTGGGCCGATTTGCATCGCGGCGCGGCTTCTGGTGTGCTGTTTCTGAGCTTCGCGTATGATTCACACCCCTTCTCCATTCAACCGCCGTAGCGCTCTTCGCCTTTTGGGTGGAGCCTCGGCGAGCGCTTTGGCGTCCGGCCAGACACGCCGGCCGAACTTCCTGGTGATCGTGACGGACGACCATGGCATCGGCGATGTCGGGTGTTTCGGGCAGAAGGAGGCGTTGACCCCAAACCTGGACCGGTTGGCGTCGTCGGGCGTGCGGTTCACGCAGTGGTACTCGAATGCTCCTGTGTGTTCGGCCTCGCGGGCCGCGATTCTGACGGGCAAGTACCCTGACCGGACGGGTGTGCAGGGCGCGCTGCCGTCGCAGCCGACGTTTGATGTGCCGGGGCTGCGAAGAGGGGAGATCACCTTCCCTGCCCTGCTGAAGCAGGCGGGCTACGGCACGGCGGCCTTTGGGAAGTGGCATGTGGGCAGTGCGCCGCAGAGCCGGCCAATGGCGCAGGGGTTCGATCAGTTCTTCGGGTGGTACTCGGGGTGGCTGGATGCGTACTCACACCGGTATTACCAGTTGGGCTCGGCTCCGGGCAAGATCTTCCACGATCTGTGGCGCAACACGGAGGAGGTGTTCGAAGAGCCGGTGTACATGACGGAACTGCTGGCGCGCGAGGCTTCGGCTCATCTGGCGAAACAGCAGAGGCAGCAGCCGTTCCTGATGTACCTGGCGTTTGGCGCGCCGCACTACTCGATGATGGCTCCGAAGAAGTACCTGGATCGATTTCCGGCGTCGATGGAGCGCGACCGGCGGACTCACCTGGCGATGGTGGCGGCTGTGGATGACGCCGTGGGCCTGTTGTTGGATCAATTGCGGCGGCAGGGCCTGGAGGAGGACACGGTGGTGTTCTTCCAGGCGGATAACGGCGCGACGCGCGAGGTGCGGGCATCGAGCACGGCTCAGCCTTATACAGGCGGCAGCAACGGGTCGTATCGTGGGTACAAGCTGGGGCTGTTCGATGGCGGGATGCATGTGCCGGCGATGCTGCGGGCTCCGGGCTTCGTGCAGCCGGGCCAGGTGTGGGAGCGGCCGTTGCTGTCGATGGATCTGTTGCCGACGTTTCTGTCGATGGCCGGTCAGGCGGGCCGCATTCCGGCGGGTGTGGACGGGCAGGACATTCTGCCGGTACTGCGCGGGGAAAAACAGACGCACGAAGATATGTTCTGGAGTTTCAACAAGGAACGCGCGTTGCGGCAGGGGGACTGGAAGCTGATTGTAAATCCTCCGGCGTTTCCGGGGGAGGAGACCGGCGAGAAGGTGTGGCTGTCGAACCTGGAGGCGGATCCGGGCGAGAAGAGGAATGTGGCCGGGCAGGAGAGAGAACGGGTACGTCAGATGCTGCAGAAGATCCGGGGCTGGGAGAAGTATGTCGGGATTCCGGGGGAGGCCGTGGTTGAGTAGGGAGAGCCCGCGGGCCTCCTCGGTTGGTTGGTTGGAGCCTTTCGGTATCTCCCCCGCTCACTCGCGATCGCGGCTCTGCTCGCGGCGGGGCGCTAGCGCGGGATCTCGTATTTTTTGATTTTCTCGTACATGGTGGAGCGGTCGATGCCCAGGGACGACGCCGCTTCCTTCACGTTGCCTCCGGTGCGCTGCAGGGCGGCCTGGACGGCCTGGCGTTCGAGGTCCTGCAGGGTCATGTTGGCCGGGACGCTCCAGGCCTTGCGCTCCTGCATGGTGCGCATCAGGAAGCCGAAGTCGTCCTCTGTGAGCAATTGACC encodes the following:
- a CDS encoding B12-binding domain-containing radical SAM protein, yielding MTTHPKGRQARVLLTSVFGPYAQDDQYGSRSINPMELYHNQVTRAQGPYSLRIFHRSWGIMFIQRNIENPSTVLDFPLREDFERELTENQYDVVGISSIIVNVGKVREMCKIVRRLSPHSTIVVGGHIAAIPGLDLMLDADHIVKGEGVGWMRSFLDQDPTLPVVHPQIASGFGHRVMGLKLPGNIGSTAATIIPSVGCPMGCNFCTTSAFFGGKGKFINFFDTGRQIYDAMAQAEEKHGFHSFFVMDENFLLHRKRAMELLDCMRKAGKSWELYVFSSANAIQKYTMEELIELGISWIWMGLESPLSGYSKLNGSDTMSLTHQLRAHGIRVLGSSIVGMEHHTPQNIESEIDYACAHETDFHQFMLYTPLPGTPLHAQMTEEGRMIDVDLADVHGQWKFNWRHPHISLDESKRFLDNAFGRDFELNGPSLYRICRTTLEGIRKYRLHPDLRVRQRFEREAATMRTSYSALLWAMERHLKVTNATVSAHIHTLRQDIRKECGSWSTAAGTLLGPIMLWLTRREEKRLDRGVTYEPETFIERRNWASV
- a CDS encoding TrpB-like pyridoxal phosphate-dependent enzyme — encoded protein: MSDTVKYILDETQIPKHWYNLVADLPTPPPPVLHPGTMQPVGPADLEPLFPMSLILQEVSTEREIEIPSPVRDIYRQWRPSPLYRARRLEKALDTPAKIYYKYEGVSPAGSHKPNTAIAQAFYNKEAGVKRISTETGAGQWGSSLALSGAFFGLEIEVFMVRVSYNQKPYRRALMESYGARCIASPSNETASGRAILEKRPDHPGSLGIAISEAVEVAAQRDDTKYALGSVLNHVLLHQTVIGQEAMLQMDMAGDAPDVVIACTGGGSNFAGISFPYIGQTLRGGRKTRILAVEPAACPSITKGKYAYDFGDTAHLTPLTKMHTLGSTFTPPGFHAGGLRYHGMAPLVSHCAELGLIEARSYHQLACFEAGVLFGRSEGILPAPEANHAVRGAIDEALRCKAEGKAETILFNLSGHGHFDMQSYTDYFAGKLTDLQYEDNELAMALAGLPSVPE
- a CDS encoding sulfatase family protein, whose translation is MASGQTRRPNFLVIVTDDHGIGDVGCFGQKEALTPNLDRLASSGVRFTQWYSNAPVCSASRAAILTGKYPDRTGVQGALPSQPTFDVPGLRRGEITFPALLKQAGYGTAAFGKWHVGSAPQSRPMAQGFDQFFGWYSGWLDAYSHRYYQLGSAPGKIFHDLWRNTEEVFEEPVYMTELLAREASAHLAKQQRQQPFLMYLAFGAPHYSMMAPKKYLDRFPASMERDRRTHLAMVAAVDDAVGLLLDQLRRQGLEEDTVVFFQADNGATREVRASSTAQPYTGGSNGSYRGYKLGLFDGGMHVPAMLRAPGFVQPGQVWERPLLSMDLLPTFLSMAGQAGRIPAGVDGQDILPVLRGEKQTHEDMFWSFNKERALRQGDWKLIVNPPAFPGEETGEKVWLSNLEADPGEKRNVAGQERERVRQMLQKIRGWEKYVGIPGEAVVE